A window from Synergistaceae bacterium DZ-S4 encodes these proteins:
- the rny gene encoding ribonuclease Y, translating to MTLTVILSVIAGLAVGVLIGFMYQKNAATKKYKGALSESERMISEAAKKAEQMKRDIVSEGKEEIHRLRQELDRDTKERRNELQRSERRLEQKEENLDRKIESISRKEEELVQKHEQAQEKLNQLSVKEQELISNLEQTAQLTREQARDLLLTEVESEANHLIGLRLKELEERAKREADRKAQEIIATAVQRCSVEFTSDAVVSVVNLPSDEMKGRIIGREGRNIRTFETLTGVDLIVDDTPEAVTLSSFDPVRREVARLSLERLVVDGRIHPARIEEIIERAEKDVQIQILETAEQALLETGIKNMHIELTKIIGQLRYRTSYGQNALAHSLEVAHLAGIMAAEMGLDELKARRAGLLHDIGKAVDHQVEGPHAKIGADLAKRYGEAPDIVNSIAAHHEDEEPQTIYAVLIAAADAVSASRPGARRESLDAYVKRLEKLEEVAKSFGGVSKAFAIQAGREVRVAVSPSVTDDGAMQKLAYDIARKIEEEMRYPGQIKVTLLKETRAVEYAK from the coding sequence ATGACATTGACAGTAATTTTGAGTGTGATAGCAGGACTCGCTGTCGGAGTCCTGATAGGATTTATGTACCAGAAAAACGCAGCAACCAAGAAATACAAGGGAGCTCTTTCCGAATCAGAGAGGATGATCTCCGAAGCAGCCAAAAAGGCCGAGCAGATGAAGCGGGACATCGTTTCAGAAGGAAAGGAAGAGATCCACAGATTAAGGCAGGAGCTCGACAGGGACACCAAGGAACGCAGAAACGAGCTGCAGCGCTCCGAGAGGCGTCTTGAACAGAAAGAAGAAAATCTTGACAGGAAGATCGAAAGCATCAGCCGAAAAGAAGAGGAACTGGTCCAGAAACATGAACAGGCGCAGGAAAAACTCAACCAGCTCTCCGTAAAGGAACAGGAACTGATCTCCAATCTCGAACAGACAGCACAGCTTACACGCGAACAGGCCAGAGACCTCCTGCTGACCGAAGTTGAGTCCGAAGCGAACCACCTGATAGGTCTCAGGCTTAAAGAACTGGAAGAACGTGCGAAGCGTGAAGCAGATCGCAAAGCTCAGGAAATTATTGCAACCGCAGTCCAGCGCTGCAGTGTTGAATTTACGTCTGACGCAGTGGTCAGCGTTGTAAATCTTCCTTCCGACGAGATGAAGGGCCGTATCATCGGCAGAGAGGGCCGCAACATCAGGACCTTTGAAACCCTTACAGGCGTAGACCTGATAGTTGACGATACCCCCGAAGCCGTTACATTGAGCAGTTTTGACCCTGTGCGCCGTGAAGTCGCAAGACTTTCGCTTGAAAGGCTTGTAGTTGACGGACGCATCCATCCTGCCCGGATAGAGGAAATTATTGAACGAGCAGAAAAAGATGTCCAGATCCAGATCCTTGAGACTGCAGAACAGGCATTGCTTGAGACCGGCATCAAGAACATGCACATCGAACTTACCAAGATCATCGGTCAGCTCAGATATCGTACCAGTTATGGCCAAAATGCGTTGGCTCACAGCCTTGAAGTGGCCCATCTTGCAGGCATAATGGCGGCAGAAATGGGACTGGATGAGCTTAAGGCCAGAAGAGCAGGACTCCTGCATGATATCGGGAAAGCCGTTGACCATCAGGTGGAAGGACCTCATGCAAAGATAGGTGCTGATCTTGCAAAAAGATACGGAGAAGCCCCTGATATCGTTAATTCGATAGCAGCTCACCACGAGGATGAGGAACCGCAGACTATTTATGCCGTCCTCATAGCTGCCGCCGACGCGGTAAGCGCCTCACGGCCCGGAGCCCGCAGGGAGAGTCTTGATGCTTATGTAAAGAGGCTTGAGAAACTGGAAGAAGTTGCCAAGTCATTCGGAGGAGTCAGTAAGGCTTTTGCCATCCAGGCAGGACGCGAAGTCCGTGTAGCTGTATCTCCCTCGGTCACAGACGACGGTGCTATGCAAAAACTTGCATATGACATAGCCCGTAAGATCGAGGAAGAAATGAGATATCCCGGCCAGATCAAGGTGACGCTGCTTAAAGAGACGAGAGCTGTCGAGTATGCCAAGTAG
- a CDS encoding GrdX family protein, with amino-acid sequence MDLFPFFYTCLTNNKNLAACLEEAQFVDGPALSVLKRARDLIHSGWELEANPLYGNLKPNQQPYRTLVLKSKKGKTGLLVDHYSLQLIESAIAVYSDCKITRVPGDMPEDIDSDYKYVDFTLMEETLKNCGLLRKSLKRTAGR; translated from the coding sequence GTGGACTTGTTCCCTTTTTTTTATACATGTCTCACAAACAATAAAAACCTCGCCGCCTGCCTGGAAGAGGCGCAGTTTGTGGATGGGCCCGCGCTTTCGGTGTTGAAAAGGGCAAGGGATCTGATCCACAGCGGATGGGAGCTTGAGGCGAACCCCCTTTACGGCAACCTTAAACCTAATCAGCAGCCCTACAGGACATTGGTCCTTAAATCTAAAAAAGGGAAGACCGGGCTTCTGGTCGACCATTATTCTCTTCAGCTTATCGAATCAGCGATCGCAGTCTACTCTGACTGCAAAATAACCAGAGTGCCAGGCGACATGCCTGAGGATATAGACAGCGATTACAAGTATGTGGATTTTACTTTGATGGAGGAAACACTGAAAAACTGCGGACTGCTGCGTAAGAGCCTTAAGAGGACAGCCGGGAGGTGA
- a CDS encoding class I SAM-dependent rRNA methyltransferase has product MPSEKRLARRAVLDEFGLERARAMHPWIFRGNLRQIPQCAQGDMVAFTDMSGVIRGWGLWSDSALSIRVLTYGTKEPDQMGLLRERLTSALNWRKLWCPGEEAFRWVHGEADGLPGIIADLYGDVLSLQVSAAGWYRHIDKVAAVFRKVRKLSAIVLRNETKHLEKEGIPKEVKPLFGEMPKELIKIKMGSIYELVDIEKGQKTGAYLDVRGVPDMISPLFKGARVLDCFSYQGHFGLHALASGASEVVAIEQSQSAIDIAQKNLEINHLPKKMEWKCGNAFDIMRRMDSDRERFDLVVMDPPPFSPAKGQVGSARRGYKELAVRGFNRIKDGGHMVFLSCSHAFSREMLLSVLNDAATDACVSCRIALEIHQPFDHPALSSVPETDYLKGFVLGVRDQ; this is encoded by the coding sequence GTGCCTTCAGAAAAAAGACTTGCGAGAAGGGCCGTCCTTGATGAATTCGGACTTGAAAGAGCAAGGGCGATGCACCCGTGGATATTCAGGGGCAACCTGAGGCAGATCCCGCAGTGTGCTCAGGGGGACATGGTCGCGTTTACCGACATGTCCGGCGTGATCAGGGGCTGGGGACTCTGGAGCGACAGCGCCCTCTCAATACGGGTACTGACGTATGGAACAAAAGAACCTGACCAGATGGGACTCTTAAGGGAGAGGCTGACCTCTGCCCTGAACTGGCGAAAATTATGGTGTCCCGGTGAGGAAGCTTTCAGATGGGTACACGGAGAAGCAGACGGTCTGCCGGGGATCATTGCAGACCTTTATGGTGATGTTCTTTCCCTTCAGGTCTCGGCAGCGGGATGGTACAGGCATATCGACAAGGTCGCGGCCGTTTTCAGGAAAGTCCGCAAACTCTCAGCGATAGTGCTTCGCAACGAGACAAAACACCTCGAAAAAGAGGGTATACCAAAAGAGGTCAAACCCCTTTTCGGAGAGATGCCTAAAGAGCTCATTAAAATAAAAATGGGATCCATATACGAACTGGTAGATATTGAAAAAGGTCAGAAGACCGGGGCATATTTGGATGTCAGGGGAGTTCCCGATATGATATCCCCCCTTTTCAAGGGCGCCAGGGTGCTGGACTGCTTCAGCTATCAGGGACACTTCGGACTGCATGCGCTTGCTTCAGGGGCTTCTGAAGTCGTAGCAATTGAACAGTCCCAGTCAGCGATAGATATTGCACAAAAAAATCTTGAGATCAACCATTTGCCCAAAAAGATGGAATGGAAATGCGGAAACGCGTTTGACATAATGAGAAGGATGGACAGCGACAGAGAGAGGTTCGATCTGGTCGTAATGGATCCTCCGCCCTTTTCACCCGCTAAGGGACAGGTCGGATCTGCGCGCCGCGGATATAAGGAACTTGCTGTAAGAGGTTTCAACAGGATAAAGGATGGGGGGCATATGGTCTTTCTCTCGTGCAGCCATGCCTTTTCAAGGGAAATGCTGCTTTCTGTGCTGAATGATGCAGCGACGGATGCCTGCGTATCGTGCCGCATAGCGCTGGAGATCCATCAGCCTTTTGACCATCCGGCACTTTCCTCTGTACCTGAAACAGATTATCTTAAAGGCTTTGTTCTGGGGGTAAGGGATCAATGA
- a CDS encoding HAD hydrolase-like protein: protein MTHDKKIRAVLFDFDMTLVDSSYAIHHCTNLLANHLGFKEISRGEVLSAIGMTIEDSWRMFWGDFRQEWVDFYRANYREEEQSRLKFFPNTTSTLENLRSMGIKVGVVSNRRYARRPVEYMGLTPMLDVVVGLEDVERAKPQPDSLLKGFGILGLSPSEGFYAGDTDIDMMTTVAAGCRGIGLTTGNFNGRALKEAGAWHVMDDLGEIPSLFVE, encoded by the coding sequence ATGACACATGACAAGAAGATCAGGGCTGTCCTTTTCGACTTTGACATGACTCTGGTCGACAGCAGCTACGCTATACACCATTGTACCAACTTGCTTGCAAACCATCTCGGTTTTAAAGAGATATCGAGGGGAGAAGTCCTCTCCGCGATAGGTATGACGATAGAGGACAGCTGGCGGATGTTCTGGGGTGATTTCCGCCAGGAGTGGGTGGACTTCTACCGCGCCAATTACAGGGAGGAAGAGCAGTCGAGGCTGAAATTTTTCCCGAACACCACGAGCACACTGGAAAACCTGCGGTCGATGGGAATTAAGGTCGGGGTAGTATCAAACCGCCGCTATGCAAGAAGGCCTGTCGAATATATGGGACTTACTCCGATGCTTGATGTCGTCGTCGGACTGGAGGATGTTGAGCGGGCTAAACCGCAACCGGACTCACTTCTCAAAGGGTTTGGGATACTTGGACTGTCTCCTTCGGAAGGATTCTATGCGGGGGACACGGACATAGACATGATGACCACGGTTGCTGCGGGCTGCAGAGGCATAGGGTTGACGACCGGGAATTTTAACGGAAGGGCACTGAAGGAAGCTGGTGCATGGCATGTAATGGACGACCTGGGGGAGATCCCTTCGCTTTTCGTGGAGTGA
- a CDS encoding sodium-dependent transporter encodes MSENREQWGSRFGFIMAAAGSAVGLGNIWRFPYITGKYGGAAFVLVYLAVVVFIGMSVMLAEFVIGRNAQSDAVGSFRKLGGGAWPFVGWMGCFCGFVILSYYAVIAGWTVAYMFKSFGGLMSDAAAGKAGDVFGAFVSDPVQSIAYHIAVMAVTTGIVFKGISGGIEKSCKVLMPALFAILLILIVRSVTLPGAGAGLEFYVKPDFSKLSSQALLAAVGQGFFSLSLGMGCMITYGSYLGKNDYLPSIARTVVMLDTSVAILAGFVIFPAVFAFGIEPGAGPGLTFVTLPAVFAKMPMGSVFSFAFFLLLFIAALTSAISLLEVVVTYAIDQMKWNRAKAAIVMGTAIALLGIPSALSVGGHIPQIAGKDFLDAADFITNNVIMPLGGIFISVFVGWVWSDGAKAEVTDNGKLVFPMYTAWLWMCRVVAPVSIAAIFITGLKW; translated from the coding sequence ATGTCAGAAAACAGAGAACAGTGGGGCAGCCGGTTTGGTTTTATTATGGCTGCTGCAGGTTCAGCGGTTGGTCTTGGTAATATCTGGCGGTTCCCCTACATCACGGGGAAATATGGCGGAGCGGCTTTTGTCCTTGTTTATCTTGCGGTAGTCGTTTTTATCGGTATGTCTGTAATGCTGGCGGAGTTCGTTATCGGGCGCAATGCTCAGTCTGACGCGGTTGGTTCCTTCAGGAAACTCGGAGGCGGAGCCTGGCCCTTCGTAGGATGGATGGGCTGCTTCTGCGGATTCGTGATCCTGTCTTATTATGCAGTAATTGCCGGCTGGACAGTAGCTTACATGTTTAAATCCTTCGGCGGACTGATGTCGGACGCAGCTGCAGGAAAAGCAGGAGATGTATTCGGAGCATTCGTCTCCGACCCGGTGCAGTCCATAGCGTATCATATCGCTGTGATGGCAGTTACGACCGGGATAGTATTCAAAGGTATCAGCGGCGGGATAGAAAAGAGCTGTAAAGTCCTCATGCCTGCGCTCTTTGCCATACTGCTGATACTGATCGTTCGTTCGGTAACACTCCCGGGTGCCGGCGCCGGGCTTGAATTCTATGTCAAACCCGATTTCTCAAAGCTTTCAAGCCAGGCTCTGCTTGCCGCGGTCGGCCAGGGCTTCTTCTCGCTCTCACTTGGCATGGGATGCATGATCACTTACGGAAGTTATCTCGGAAAGAATGATTACCTACCCTCAATAGCCAGAACGGTCGTAATGCTTGACACGTCAGTTGCTATCCTTGCGGGTTTTGTAATTTTCCCCGCGGTGTTTGCTTTCGGTATCGAACCCGGCGCAGGCCCTGGACTTACGTTTGTAACACTTCCGGCAGTTTTTGCGAAGATGCCTATGGGATCCGTCTTCTCATTTGCATTCTTCCTTCTTCTTTTCATAGCTGCCCTTACATCTGCCATATCACTGCTTGAAGTGGTTGTTACATACGCCATCGACCAGATGAAATGGAACAGGGCGAAGGCAGCGATAGTCATGGGAACAGCGATAGCCCTTCTGGGCATCCCTTCAGCCCTTTCAGTCGGAGGACACATTCCCCAGATCGCAGGGAAAGACTTCCTTGATGCGGCAGACTTTATCACCAACAACGTGATAATGCCGCTCGGCGGGATCTTTATCTCTGTCTTTGTCGGATGGGTGTGGTCAGACGGCGCAAAGGCCGAAGTCACGGACAACGGGAAGCTCGTCTTCCCGATGTACACAGCATGGCTTTGGATGTGCCGCGTAGTGGCCCCCGTATCCATCGCAGCAATATTTATAACCGGTCTTAAGTGGTAA
- a CDS encoding efflux RND transporter periplasmic adaptor subunit, giving the protein MVRRFEPEEPRRFRPMYWLMVLLVIVLWIWAFKLYFDRYEYLHPDITWAIPGIDVELVRISGILLWKEVPVGASAEGIVTYPQGTGPVRVARGTVVARISSGNRVSEVRAYQQGYFLAALDGMEQSWRYSELWPGFQPLPKPGPLNRLKDGLLVGKGQAVGKLIEQPQELRFIGYTPIIGNMAEQIKSNKLRVKMDGVDTVSAADIRVSTKAGNRTKLYLTLPWFQPDAVLSRKYTLTVEAGRTEGALVPQASVLERDGEPGVYMVRGSRVVFVPVKGKSVDSSMFIITEGVSVGDAVVEDASAAREGRIQLW; this is encoded by the coding sequence ATGGTAAGACGTTTCGAACCGGAGGAACCAAGACGATTCAGGCCAATGTACTGGCTTATGGTCCTTCTCGTTATTGTTTTATGGATATGGGCGTTCAAACTCTATTTTGACAGATATGAATATCTCCATCCTGATATAACCTGGGCTATACCCGGGATCGACGTTGAACTGGTCAGGATAAGCGGGATACTTTTGTGGAAAGAGGTCCCTGTCGGCGCTTCAGCAGAGGGTATAGTGACATATCCCCAGGGTACCGGACCAGTGAGGGTCGCAAGAGGTACTGTAGTCGCGAGAATATCATCGGGGAACCGGGTCTCTGAAGTCAGGGCATATCAGCAGGGGTACTTTCTGGCAGCGCTTGACGGAATGGAGCAGAGCTGGCGTTACTCTGAACTGTGGCCGGGCTTTCAGCCGCTGCCCAAACCAGGCCCGCTGAACCGTTTAAAGGACGGTCTGCTCGTGGGAAAGGGGCAGGCTGTCGGAAAGCTGATCGAACAGCCTCAGGAGCTCAGATTCATAGGGTACACGCCTATAATCGGCAATATGGCCGAACAGATAAAAAGCAATAAACTCAGAGTAAAAATGGACGGAGTAGACACAGTTTCCGCGGCAGACATAAGGGTAAGCACGAAAGCGGGAAACAGGACAAAACTGTATCTTACGCTGCCTTGGTTTCAGCCTGATGCCGTCCTTTCAAGAAAGTATACACTTACAGTGGAAGCAGGCAGAACAGAGGGAGCTCTCGTACCGCAGGCTTCAGTCCTGGAACGGGACGGAGAGCCGGGTGTCTATATGGTCAGGGGTTCGAGGGTGGTCTTTGTTCCCGTGAAGGGTAAAAGTGTAGACAGCAGCATGTTCATAATAACTGAAGGGGTCTCTGTAGGAGATGCCGTAGTAGAAGACGCATCTGCCGCTCGCGAGGGGAGGATCCAGCTTTGGTAG
- a CDS encoding TIGR00282 family metallophosphoesterase: MRILFIGDIMGRPGRKAVPRVLPSLREEFGNFDFIIANGENSAAGFGLTETVMNELFSMGIDILTSGNHVWDKKDILPFLDSEKRILRPANHPEGTPGRGCGVFEKSGRKLAVISLQGRTFMPPLDCPFRTAERLVEKLETRAIFVDFHAEASSEKKALACWLDGKISALAGTHTHVQTSDEQVLQGGTAFISDVGMTGGHGGIIGMTAESVMPKFLYGMPSKFEVCDTDVRFQAIVVDIDDETGRGMDICRIDAPCES, translated from the coding sequence ATGCGGATCCTTTTTATCGGAGACATAATGGGAAGGCCCGGGCGGAAAGCTGTCCCCCGGGTTTTGCCTTCTCTGCGCGAGGAATTCGGTAATTTCGACTTTATCATCGCCAACGGAGAAAACAGCGCTGCCGGTTTCGGCCTTACCGAGACGGTGATGAACGAACTTTTCTCAATGGGGATAGATATCCTGACAAGCGGCAACCACGTTTGGGACAAAAAAGACATCCTGCCCTTTTTGGACAGCGAGAAAAGGATACTCAGACCTGCTAATCACCCTGAGGGTACTCCCGGCCGCGGCTGCGGAGTATTTGAAAAAAGCGGCAGGAAGCTTGCGGTGATATCCCTTCAGGGACGAACTTTCATGCCCCCCCTTGACTGTCCTTTCCGGACAGCCGAAAGGCTGGTTGAAAAATTGGAGACCAGGGCGATCTTTGTCGATTTCCATGCTGAGGCATCGTCAGAAAAAAAGGCCCTTGCCTGCTGGCTGGATGGAAAAATATCTGCCCTTGCAGGAACTCACACGCATGTACAAACATCGGATGAGCAGGTGCTTCAGGGTGGCACGGCATTCATATCCGATGTAGGCATGACAGGGGGCCATGGCGGCATAATCGGGATGACAGCCGAATCTGTGATGCCTAAATTTTTATACGGCATGCCGAGCAAGTTCGAAGTCTGCGATACAGACGTAAGGTTCCAGGCCATAGTTGTCGATATTGATGACGAAACAGGCAGGGGGATGGATATTTGCAGGATCGACGCACCATGTGAAAGTTGA
- a CDS encoding DivIVA domain-containing protein, which translates to MVELLTSLDVVNQSFKKSMRGYDPAEVDEFLDNVAETLQTYAQRTKDLERDLHAKEESLGEYEKMKDILHEALLMAQKSADEKVRSAQEQASKIISEAKEKADMICKDAAQEADRLRDGVSQIRNVRNLYEQEFRGLLAKFDNMLNQSINSSTLTAAVNSILEDIPVLDDQKEKETAASTDRGDLETAYAMLGVDPKQIMDQERVGEDNN; encoded by the coding sequence ATGGTCGAACTTTTGACATCTCTTGACGTGGTCAATCAGTCTTTCAAAAAAAGCATGAGAGGCTACGATCCGGCAGAGGTCGATGAATTCCTTGACAACGTAGCAGAGACCCTTCAGACATATGCACAGAGGACAAAAGATCTGGAGCGTGATCTTCATGCAAAAGAGGAGAGCCTCGGTGAGTATGAGAAAATGAAGGACATACTTCATGAAGCGCTCCTTATGGCACAGAAAAGCGCAGATGAAAAGGTCAGAAGCGCACAGGAACAGGCATCAAAAATTATCTCCGAGGCAAAAGAAAAGGCCGACATGATATGCAAAGATGCGGCCCAGGAAGCTGACCGTCTACGCGACGGGGTATCCCAGATAAGAAACGTAAGGAATCTCTACGAACAGGAGTTCAGGGGACTGCTCGCAAAGTTTGACAACATGCTTAACCAGAGCATCAATTCTTCGACTCTGACCGCTGCGGTAAACTCCATCCTTGAAGACATTCCCGTCCTTGATGATCAGAAGGAGAAGGAGACCGCGGCATCCACAGACAGGGGAGACCTTGAGACAGCCTACGCAATGCTTGGAGTTGACCCAAAGCAGATAATGGATCAAGAACGTGTCGGAGAGGATAATAACTGA
- a CDS encoding YggS family pyridoxal phosphate-dependent enzyme: protein MVDHIDRNIIDIREKIRSAAKRSGRDPAEIKLMGVTKTHPVEYILSAAPKLDIIGENRVQEASDKRSKWPSEIRTPWHLIGHLQRNKARKALEIFDLIETVDSLDIARMLDRILAETDVSGFPVYLEINMSGELTKSGVASQEAASLLERVMQYCPRLSVEGLMTIGPNTEAEREIRTAFQGLRLLRDSLASESGLLLDELSMGMSGDYEIAVEEGSTIVRVGTGIFGKRSAK from the coding sequence TTGGTAGATCATATTGATCGAAACATTATTGATATCCGTGAAAAAATAAGGTCGGCAGCAAAAAGGAGCGGCCGTGACCCGGCGGAGATAAAGCTAATGGGAGTAACGAAAACTCACCCTGTGGAATACATTTTGTCTGCTGCGCCAAAATTGGATATCATCGGAGAAAACAGGGTACAGGAGGCATCAGACAAGAGATCAAAGTGGCCTTCGGAAATTAGGACACCATGGCACCTTATAGGACACCTCCAAAGGAATAAGGCCAGAAAAGCGCTTGAGATCTTTGATCTCATAGAGACCGTCGACTCACTTGACATTGCAAGGATGCTTGACAGGATACTTGCAGAGACCGACGTATCGGGATTCCCTGTTTATCTTGAGATAAATATGTCGGGAGAGCTTACAAAAAGCGGAGTCGCGTCTCAGGAGGCTGCCAGTCTTCTGGAAAGAGTGATGCAGTATTGTCCGCGCCTTTCAGTGGAAGGGCTTATGACGATAGGCCCGAACACAGAAGCAGAAAGAGAGATAAGAACCGCTTTTCAAGGCCTTCGTCTTTTGAGGGACAGTTTGGCATCGGAATCGGGCCTTCTGCTTGATGAGCTGTCCATGGGAATGAGCGGCGACTATGAGATAGCGGTCGAAGAAGGAAGCACTATTGTGAGAGTAGGTACTGGAATATTCGGGAAGAGGTCAGCGAAATAA
- the recG gene encoding ATP-dependent DNA helicase RecG, translating to MSERIITDSSVAADINDPVINIRGIGPRRAGLLEKLGIRTANDVLWFFPRRYADRREICKITELRPDRSSVVIVKIKTVNCRRSFRTGIQICSCEAEDGTGTLSVIWFNRKGLGNILKEGTSAVLFGLPSFCDGRIEFSNPEFEVIKDVSDTAGFTGIVPVYPLTAGLPERWLRKFIDSILESHLPQVKEYLPQSIIEKRGLPDIREALHGMHRPESEEHWKDCRNRLAYEEFLFLQTALVLRKERLKRSGGAARIIPRGPYYSAFMSCLPFELTPSQTKVLSQIFEDTQRGHPMSRLLQGDVGSGKTVISLALAAAGADAGIQTAIMAPTEVLAEQLYSQAQKFLSGIGIECALLKGGLNRSEKTRLTDSIREGLTKVVVGTHAMIQDGVEFPYLETVIIDEQQRFGVMQRGEMLSRGKTPHLLMMSATPIPRTISACLFGDMDISVIRERPEGRQKIETRLIDFTKIRDLMQFMIDESAAGGRTYWICPRVEEDGENYIASVEKRYKFLKKHLGPLGIGFIHGKMDSRLKSCELEKFRVGEIKVLVGTTVLEVGVDVPEASVVVIESPERYGLSQLHQMRGRVGRGSRRGVCLLLVNKIEEDVADRLRIMLATDDGFKIAEADHLLRGPGKISGYEQHGASEFRTADIFRDSVLLKRAREDAQFLVSDERALLNEKGFKDKLDIYLSRGTSVPPKA from the coding sequence GTGTCGGAGAGGATAATAACTGACAGTTCTGTGGCTGCTGACATCAATGATCCTGTCATAAACATAAGAGGGATCGGTCCCCGCAGGGCCGGCCTTTTGGAAAAACTGGGCATCCGGACAGCAAATGATGTTTTGTGGTTTTTCCCCAGACGGTATGCGGACAGAAGAGAGATTTGCAAAATTACTGAATTGCGACCTGACCGCAGCTCTGTCGTCATTGTGAAAATCAAAACAGTAAACTGTAGAAGGAGTTTCAGAACAGGCATCCAAATTTGTTCATGTGAGGCGGAAGACGGGACAGGAACTCTCTCAGTAATATGGTTTAACAGGAAAGGCCTTGGTAATATTCTTAAAGAGGGGACGTCCGCAGTTCTTTTCGGGCTCCCTTCTTTTTGCGACGGAAGGATAGAATTCTCAAATCCCGAATTTGAAGTTATCAAAGACGTATCCGATACCGCAGGCTTCACGGGAATAGTTCCTGTGTATCCCTTGACGGCAGGTCTGCCTGAAAGATGGCTCAGAAAATTCATCGATAGTATCCTCGAAAGTCACCTCCCGCAGGTGAAGGAATATCTTCCTCAGAGCATAATTGAAAAAAGAGGTCTGCCGGACATAAGGGAGGCCCTGCACGGGATGCACAGGCCCGAGTCCGAAGAGCACTGGAAAGACTGCCGCAACAGACTGGCATATGAGGAATTCCTATTTTTGCAGACAGCTCTTGTCTTAAGAAAAGAGAGGCTCAAAAGATCCGGAGGGGCAGCGAGGATAATCCCGAGAGGGCCTTATTACTCAGCTTTTATGTCCTGTCTGCCATTTGAACTTACTCCTTCACAGACAAAAGTTCTTTCTCAGATATTTGAAGATACCCAAAGAGGGCATCCTATGTCACGCTTGCTGCAGGGGGATGTGGGCTCCGGGAAGACTGTCATTTCACTTGCCCTCGCTGCTGCCGGAGCTGATGCCGGTATCCAGACGGCGATAATGGCACCTACTGAAGTCCTCGCTGAGCAGCTTTACTCACAGGCGCAAAAGTTTCTTTCCGGAATAGGCATAGAATGTGCGTTGCTGAAAGGTGGGCTGAACAGATCTGAAAAGACACGTCTCACTGACTCCATACGCGAAGGCCTGACCAAAGTCGTAGTAGGGACCCACGCGATGATCCAGGATGGGGTGGAGTTTCCGTATCTTGAGACGGTCATCATTGATGAACAGCAACGTTTTGGTGTGATGCAGAGAGGAGAGATGCTTAGCAGGGGAAAAACCCCTCACCTGCTGATGATGTCAGCTACTCCCATTCCGAGGACGATTTCGGCATGCCTTTTTGGCGACATGGATATTTCAGTCATAAGGGAAAGGCCGGAAGGAAGGCAAAAAATCGAGACAAGGCTGATAGATTTCACAAAGATAAGGGACCTGATGCAGTTTATGATCGATGAATCCGCTGCAGGAGGCAGGACGTACTGGATCTGTCCAAGAGTCGAAGAAGACGGGGAGAATTATATTGCCTCTGTGGAAAAGAGATATAAATTTCTGAAAAAACACCTTGGCCCGTTGGGGATAGGCTTCATACACGGAAAAATGGACAGCAGACTGAAGAGCTGCGAACTAGAGAAGTTCAGAGTGGGAGAGATAAAGGTGCTTGTAGGCACAACTGTCCTGGAAGTAGGGGTGGATGTGCCTGAAGCTTCTGTTGTGGTAATAGAATCCCCCGAAAGATATGGCCTTTCCCAGCTGCATCAGATGAGAGGGAGAGTGGGAAGAGGCAGCCGGAGAGGGGTATGCCTGCTGCTTGTAAATAAGATAGAGGAGGATGTCGCTGACAGGCTTAGGATAATGCTTGCGACAGATGATGGGTTCAAGATAGCAGAGGCAGACCATCTCTTAAGAGGACCGGGAAAGATCAGCGGATACGAACAGCATGGAGCTTCAGAGTTCAGAACAGCAGATATTTTCAGAGACAGCGTATTGCTAAAGAGGGCCAGGGAGGATGCTCAATTTCTTGTTTCAGACGAAAGGGCCCTTTTAAACGAGAAGGGATTCAAAGATAAACTTGATATTTACCTCAGCAGGGGCACAAGCGTGCCCCCGAAAGCATGA